In Pseudorasbora parva isolate DD20220531a chromosome 9, ASM2467924v1, whole genome shotgun sequence, the following proteins share a genomic window:
- the pld1a gene encoding phospholipase D1a, whose product MQGSQCWPYRRKSAECISKLIRRNSIKADMSDTVENLDTRELGFSDAEDEPEEVDSEFNTSGASCIPFSAVYRTVGFKETEAQVYLISAPITAKILDVERFTRAPDRFKISKHRGVSKAMPSVFKIELKHGNFTWIVKRKEKHFMELHRELLRYKTLMRIPLPTRSHTERRKSIKRSEVRHMPALPRGGRDELAREEQVSSRRKQLEDYLNKLLRMAMYRKYHATMEFIDVSQLSFIQDLGPKGLEGIVYKRSGGHRIPGMNCCGRNEVCYRWSKRWLVVKDSFLLYMKPDTGAISFVLLVDNEFSIKIDSKQTETKHGVSIENLSRKLILKFNSYRHAMWWGQSIEHFVRKHGKAFLRTHRFGSFAREEENIPSKWYVNGKTYMEDVANALEEAKEEIFITDWWLSPEIFLKRPVVEGNRWRLDCILKRKAQQGVRIFVMLYKEVELALGINSEYSKRTLMHLHPNIKVMRHPDHMSSSVYLWAHHEKIVVIDQSVAFVGGIDLAYGRWDDFEHRLTDVGSVTRSVAQAIEQGLDSSTPRKKVSSSGNSSRTMVGDSVDLPKLKGLGRTRKTRFSLYRHLQRGLHHAESVSSIDSTNKSGSVHSLQTGVGELMGNTRFWHGKDYCNFVYKDWVQLDKPFDDFIDRYTTPRMPWHDISSVVHGKAARDVARHFIQRWNFTKIMKPKYRSLSYPFLLPKSHSTGNDLKYQVPDSVQTKVQVLRSAADWSAGIKHHEESIHNAYIQVIAKSKHFIYIENQFFISCADNKHVYNKIGDAIIERIIRAHKENKTFRVYVVTPLLPGFEGDITTGGGNALQAVMHFNYRTMNRGEYSIITQLKKEMDDQWMNYISICGLRTHAELEGRLVSELIYVHSKLLIADDNTVIIGSANINDRSMLGKRDSEVAVIFEDSETTASVMDGQEYQAGKFALQLRLECFKTILGAFTDPTIDVSDPISNGFYKDVWMSTSGRNATIYEKVFRCLPSSLVRNKQELLSFQSKPGLDKEDPVKAQELLKKIRGFLVQFPLDFLCEENLMPSVGTKEAMVPTEIWT is encoded by the exons CCAATGCTGGCCCTACAGGCGGAAGAGTGCTGAATGTATCAGTAAGCTTATAAGAAGGAACTccataaaagcagacatgagtGACACTGTGGAGAACCTGGACACCAGGGAACTGGGGTTCTCAGATGCTGAGGATGAACCTGAAGAGGTGGACAGCGAGTTCAACACTTCAG GAGCTTCCTGTATCCCTTTCTCTGCCGTGTACAGGACAGTTGGCTTTAAAGAGACAGAAGCGCAGGTGTATCTGATCTCTGCCCCCATCACTGCCAAGATCCTAGATGTGGAACGCTTCACCAGGGCCCCAGACCGCTTCAAAATCTCCAAACACAGAGGCGTGTCTAAG GCAATGCCCTCCGTGTTTAAGATAGAGCTCAAACATGGGAACTTCACCTGGATAGTCAAGAGAAAAGAAAAGCACTTCATGGAGCTTCATAGAGAGCTTCTACGATACAAGACCCTCATGAGGATCCCACTGCCCACCCGAAG CCATACTGAGAGAAGGAAGAGCATAAAGAGGAGCGAGGTGAGGCATATGCCTGCACTGCCTCGGGGAGGCAGAGATGAGTTAGCAAGAGAGGAGCAAGTGTCTAGTCGGAGG AAACAACTGGAAGACTACCTTAACAAGCTGCTGAGGATGGCAATGTACCGAAAATATCACGCCACC ATGGAGTTTATTGATGTTAGCCAGTTGTCCTTCATTCAGGACTTGGGCCCTAAAGGCTT AGAAGGCATTGTTTATAAAAGGTCAGGAGGTCACCGTATCCCAGGCATGAACTGCTGTGGCCGCAATGAAGTCTGCTACCGCTGGTCCAAGAG GTGGCTTGTTGTAAAGGACTCTTTCCTGCTGTACATGAAGCCGGACACTGGTGCCATTTCATTTGTCCTGCTGGTGGACAATGAGTTCAGCATCAAAATAGACTCCAAACAGACAGAGACCAAGCATGGAgtaagcattgagaacttgtcCAG GAAACTCATTCTGAAATTTAATAGCTACAGACATGCAATGTGGTGGGGTCAGTCCATTGAACACTTTGTCCGGAAACATGGCAAGGCCTTTTTAAGGACCCACCGCTTCGGATCTTTTGCCAGGGAGGAGGAGAACATACCCTCTAAATG GTATGTGAATGGCAAAACCTACATGGAGGATGTTGCCAATGCACTGGAGGAGGCCAAAGAAGAGATCTTCATTACAGACTGGTG GCTGAGCCCTGAGATCTTTCTGAAGAGGCCTGTGGTGGAAGGAAATCGCTGGAGGCTCGACTGCATTTTGAAACGAAAGGCT CAACAAGGAGTGAGGATCTTTGTTATGCTGTATAAGGAAGTGGAGCTGGCACTCGGCATCAATAGTGAATACAGCAAAAGAACATTAATGCACCTTCACCCAAACATAAAG GTTATGAGACACCCTGATCACATGTCCTCATCTGTGTACTTATGGGCACATCATGAGAAGATTGTTGTCATCGACCAATCAGTCGCTTTTGTTGGGGGAATTGATCTGGCGTATGGCCGCTGGGATGACTTTGAGCACCGACTGACAGATGTGGGAAGTGTAACACGTTCTGTTGCTCAGGCCATAGAGCAG GGACTGGATTCATCCACACCCAGGAAAAAAGTGTCCTCCAGTGGAAACAGCAGCCGGACGATGGTTGGTGACTCAGTGGACCTGCCCAAGCTAAAAGGCCTCGGTCGCACTCGCAAGACACGTTTCAGCCTGTACCGTCACCTCCAACGTGGCCTTCACCATGCTGAAAGCGTCAGTAGCATCGACAGCACGAACA AGAGTGGCTCAGTGCACAGTCTTCAGACGGGAGTGGGAGAGCTGATGGGAAACACGCGCTTCTGGCATGGGAAAGACTACTGCAACTTTGTCTACAAAGACTGGGTCCAGCTGGACAAGCCTTTTGATG ATTTTATTGACAGGTacacaactcccagaatgcccTGGCATGACATCTCCTCAGTGGTGCATGGGAAAGCAGCCAGGGATGTGGCCAGGCACTTTATACAACGCTGGAATTTCACCAAG ATAATGAAGCCAAAGTACAGATCACTCTCCTACCCGTTTCTACTGCCCAAATCACACAGCACAGGCAATGATCTGAAGTACCAAGTGCCAGACTCTGTCCAGACCAAAGTTCAG GTTCTGCGGTCAGCAGCAGACTGGTCGGCGGGAATCAAGCACCACGAGGAGTCCATTCATAATGCCTATATTCAGGTCATTGCCAAGAGCAAGCACTTCATCTACATTGAG AACCAGTTCTTCATCAGCTGTGCCGATAACAAACATGTTTACAACAAGATTGGTGATGCCATTATTGAGAGAATTATCAGAGCTCACAA GGAGAATAAAACGTTCCGTGTGTATGTGGTGACTCCCCTGCTGCCTGGATTTGAGGGAGACATTACCACAGGTGGAGGAAATGCACTCCAGGCTGTCATGCATTTCAACTACAG aaccATGAACAGAGGAGAGTACTCCATAATCactcaactgaagaaagaaa TGGATGACCAATGGATGAACTACATCTCGATTTGTGGTCTGAGAACTCATGCAGAGCTAGAGGGCAGACTGGTGTCTGAACTCATCTATGTTCATAGCAAGTTACTCATCGCTGATGACAACACTGTCATTATTG GCTCTGCCAACATCAACGACCGCAGCATGTTGGGGAAGAGGGACAGCGAGGTAGCTGTGATCTTTGAGGACTCTGAAACAACAGCTTCGGTGATGGACGGTCAAGAGTACCAGGCTGGCAAGTTTGCTCTGCAGCTCAGACTGGAGTGCTTCAA AACCATTCTCGGTGCCTTTACTGATCCAACCATTGATGTCAGTGACCCCATCAGTAACGGATTCTACAAAGACGTCTGGATGAGCACCTCGGGTCGAAACGCCACCATCTATGAGAAG GTTTTCCGCTGTCTGCCCTCCAGTCTGGTGAGGAACAAACAGGAGCTCTTGAGTTTCCAGTCCAAACCAGGTCTCGATAAAGAGGACCCAGTTAAAGCTCAAGAGCTACTGAAGAAGATTAGAGGCTTCCTGGTCCAGTTCCCACTGGACTTCCTCTGTGAGGAGAACCTCATGCCCTCAGTAGGCACCAAAGAAGCCATGGTGCCCACAGAGATCTGGACCTGA